A region of the Brachyhypopomus gauderio isolate BG-103 chromosome 11, BGAUD_0.2, whole genome shotgun sequence genome:
GAAGAGCAGCACACGCCTCGGCCAGACATCCTGGACACGGGACGGACGTCTCTGGCTGTCTCTGACGgcagggtggtggtgaggggtgtgtgtgtgtgtgtgtgtgtgtgtgtgtgtgtgcgaaggGGAGACGGACGGAGAAGGCATctcattctttcattctttgACCAGTCTGTAGATGTGATGCTGGGCACCGTGTTCGCTGTTCGACacttcaaacacacacgccaTGCACAGCAGCGTCTCCTGGGTCTCTCTGTTTGTAACCACCTGAAGgatgtagaggagagagagagagagagggagagagagaatgacacacacactcaaattcacacacagcaatatataaaataaaggaATATGTATTTCATTCAGATATTAGCTGTGCTACTGTAGACTGCAACCGATCTAGATGTGCtacatgtaaatgtattaaCACAGCCACTAAAATAACTGGCACAAAAGGACCAACTGTCATCGCTCATTCATCCTCATACAGAAGTGTGGGAGTGGTCTACTGCACTTCCTGCAAGAGATCTAATCAGCTTCATATTAGAGAAACCAAGAGAAGACTTGCCTATGGGTTTGTTGAATACATTTGGACAATAATGATTAAGTCATTTATACGTCAGGATATGTCATTTCCAGTGGCaaggcattttaatactaatgcACTCATTTTATGAATGACATATCTGTTTGCTATTGCAGCAATGTAATTAGGAAATTCAAAGGAAAAGAACTGATCTCTACTCATGGGGCTGTAGAAAGTCATGGAATTAATGTTGTGATTAAACATCTActttttcatatataaactgGTTCCTCCTCTAAATTCAGAAACACTTGTGAATTAaaagcacagctgatgaaggacctcagtTTCTCTCTGGAAACTGGTATTTCACTCCcagtttgaatgtgtgtgtgtgttggggtggagcGTACGagcaggatggtgtgtgtgtgtgtgtgtgtgttgggcaggATGCGTACGAgcaggaaggtgtgtgtgtgtgtgtgtgtgtgtgttgggcaggATGCGTACGAgcaggaaggtgtgtgtgtgtgtgttgggcaggATGCGTACGAgcaggaaggtgtgtgtgtgtgtgtgtgtgtgtgtgtgtgtgtgttgggcaggATGCGTATGAgcaggaaggtgtgtgtgtgttgggcaggATGCGTACGAgcaggaaggtgtgtgtgtgtgtgttgggtaggATGCGTACGAgcaggaaggtgtgtgtgtgtgtgtgtgtgtgtgtgtgttgggcaggATGCGTACGAGCAGGATGGTGAAGTTCTCCAGCACACTGTTCATCATGTACTTCTCAGGCAGGTGCTTGAGCTTGTGGATGAAGTTGATCATGTACTCGCACATGGGCGAGCGGCTGATCTTGTAGACAAAACGTCCATTCTCAAAGCGAGCGTACTCCGTCTGCAGAGGGGTGGGggtaggtggggtggggggtggaggtttggGCCACAAGGGTGGGTGGGGAACAACCACAAGAACATGTTGCTGTTAGCCAGAGAGGCCATCACTGAAGTCAGGCTTATGGATTAAACACTCGTGCACTGGGCAGACTCTCTTGACCCTGGTGGTGGTGCTACAGATGGAGGTAGATGGAGGTGCTGTTGGGAGTCTTAGACTCTTAATGGTATAGTAACACCTCTCTGAGTGACTCTGGTGATGGTGCAGCTGTGGGATGATGGGTGGATGATTCTCACCTCCACTTTCTCCACCACCTGCTTACCGAAGGAGCACACCTTGGTGGAGCAGGTGATGGTCATGTTGTCAGGACTCTCGTACTGGCTGGTCACCCCGTAAAAAGCCCCCGAGTCCTCCTGGACGCTGCAGTTCAGGTCAGCCTGTGCAGACAGGAGTCAGACAGACATCTCAGATTGAGACAGGGCCCTCTGCCCCTCTCCCAGGCAgctgggaaacacacacacaacggacTCTAAAAACAAGAATAATGGGTTCAAACAAACATAGTCTAAATCTTTCCAGAGGCAAggcaagaaaaaataatattctAAAACCATGCAAAGAAAAAACTTGAGGAAATTAAAACCTTAACTAAAAAAAGTTTATCTTGAGACATATCTTGAAAACACATTTATCAGTCACTATGCTTTGTATTAAAGTATTTCTGCTGCATGAGAAACTACATCCATCTctgcctctcccacacacacacacacacacacacacacacacaaaaacactcacacattctACTATGGGCCAACACAAACTGGGTAGAGGAACCATGTCAATTCAAACCACAAACTCCTCTCAGTAAAGACACTCCTATGAACACCAAGCTTTAAACCCAGAACTACTGGTCACCATCTGCTCTGGTAATGAGTGCAAACCTCCAGAGAGGGGCACCAGAGGGACgctgaacaacagaaatggatggatggaatggCAGAGAAATGGTGGGAGCAGTGATAAAGAGCAGGGAAAGAGAaatagaggagggagagagagactgtgtgtgtgtgtttgtgtgtgtgtgtgtgtgtgtgtgtgtgtgtatgagagatgtgagagagtgaaagagaatgtgtgagaaagagtgaaagttagtgtgtgtgagagaaagagagtgagtgtgagagtgtgagtgagtgagagaaagagagagagagagagagagagagagagagagagagagagagagagagagagagagagagagagcgagagtgtgtgagtttgtatgtgtgtgtgtgtgtgtgtgttgctctctGGATCCCTGATCAACAGCACCTGTGGCCCAGAGAGGCAGGTGTTTaaacaaaagctctctctggccTGCAGCAGGGGGGCTGCACCGTACGGATCCCACTGTTGTACACACATCAGCCGCCAGAGCCCCAGAGCCCCGCGGCAGCTCACAGTGCCTAGGACACACGCTCCACCCAACTCAGAGTCCAGGAACACGCACACGCTCCATCCTGCTGAGACTCCCGCCGCCACCACCCCTACTACAACAGTGTGATCTCACTTCCTGTCACTGTTGTAACAGCTCAATAGGTAACACTTTTACAACACAATTACTGTTGTAGCAGCTCAATATGTAACACTTTTACTACTGCATCACTTCTACAGCACAGTTACACTGTTGTAACAGCTCAATAGGTAACACTTTTACTCTACTACTGCACCACAGCTACAGCACAGTTACACTGTTGTAACAGCTCAATAGGTAACATTTTTACTCTACTACTGCACCACAGCTACAGCACAGTTACACTGTTGTAACAGCTCAATAGGTAACACTTTTTCTACTGCATCACTTCTACAGCAGTTACACTGTTGTAACAGCTCAATAGGTAACACTTTTACTCTACTACTGCACCACAGCTACAGCACAGTTACACTGTTGTGCCACAGTTAGACACAACTCTCATACCATTCATTCTGTAATCAAATGTCTCCAGTTAGCCCACTGAAAGGCAGACTCACCCAGAACTTCACGAGAAAGAAGGCGTTCTGGGGCCCCTTCCCAAACAGCTCCTTCAGGCCGCCCTTCTTCTCGGGGAACTTGTCGTAGATCTGACGGATGTCCACCGCCTCCAGCAGCGGCTCGCTGTACGAGTGGCTCGTCTGGCCGATGTGGACGAAGAGATGCTTGTTGAACTGTGGAGATGGACTGCTATCAGACCAGGAGAAACTCCTGTTTGCCCTGCTGTCATGTCCTGCTGAGCACGGCGGGCCGCTCACCGAAGCCGCAGACAGGCAGGATTCTTTAACTATCCAGACTGATGTGTTGGTGCAAGCTAACGTCTCCTGATAAACTGCGTGAGATATAGCAGATCAAAATGTGCGTCTGAACATGGCTGGAGTTAAGAGGCGTTCAGCAAATCATACTCCTTATCCGCAAACGCTCCGCACCCAGACCAAAACGTTTTGTTGCATGACAGCTGAGGCAGGAAGCCCAGTCATCTGGTGTCGGTCGTGAATAGAGGAATTAATAGCCACTGTCCCGCAGGATCAGAGAGAGAAGCCTTTCACACGTCTAACAGTGACAGATCGCTCAGGTCTCCAGGACGTGGAGGGAACGGTGCCGGCACACGCTTCTCTCACTCCAGCTGGAGCGGGGCAGGCTGGGGCACATCTGACATGAGGCAGGGCTGGGAGGCAGCTAGGTGCCCCGGCCTCGAGCTGTGGGCCGTCGTGAGAGCGCACGAGACAGAGGTGTGACGGGTGGTGCTGGATGCTCGGGGAGCAGATGTAGCGGAAGGTGTTTTCTGCAGTTTCTCCACCTCCAGTCTGGAGGTTTGGTGTTTTCCCATAACCCCCCCATAGAGGGCTTAGAAAATAACATTTGGAGTGTTAAATGTAGGAAGCACACAAAGCTGCAGCAGTCCTCCAGGACCATAATTGGACACCTCTGTGTTCTGTGGcaccgggtgtgtgtgtgtgtgtgtgtgtgtgtgtgtgtgtgtgtgtgtgtgtgtgtgtgtgtgtgtgtgtgtgtgagtgagagagaactCACAGATTCTGGGTCTCTCTGCAGCTCCTGGAATGATGAGAACTCTACCAGCCGTAGTTTGGTTGTGCCAATAGAGCGACCCTGCCAGGCTGGAGGACTAGCTACAGGGGCAGATGCAGGATCataacctaacacacacacacacacacacacacacacacacacacacacacacacacacacacacacacacacacacacacacacacacacacacacacacacaggcatacacaggcatacacacagacatacacataagcacacatcATTCTGAGTGCATATCACTTCTCTGCATAAATGGCACGCAAGGATAACACTGAATGTAAACAGCGGTCTGGTACCTGACAGAGCCGTAGCCGTCTGCACGGGGTAGGCCTGCTGTGGGAATGGCTTAATGCTGAGGAAACACACCATTACAGCTCATGTCAGTGCTCATGTCAGTACTCATGTCAGTACTCCATTCCATTAGATTTACCACAGTCCTGTGTTTACACGAAGGGAAAATTCAGTTGACTTAGACCAAATTACACTTTCAGTGAAGATTTGTAAACGCTATTTAGTTCAGGATTGGGTTTAGTATGGTTTAGTTCAGGATTGGGTTTAGTATGGTTTAGTTCAGGATTGGGTTTAGTATGGTTTCTGGGCCCTTTAGACAGAGTGTTCCTAACACTTTAATCCTCAGGACGAGACTGCAGAAACAGCACAGGTCCCAATACTGGCAGGTGACTGGGCCCTGGCGGCTGAACGGCGGCGTGATGATCCACTGTAAGTATGTTGAAACGAGACCCAGTGCTGGCGCTGCCGTGAGGAGCTGAACTTTACTCACTCTTGTGAGGATCCAGGGTGTCCTGTCGACAACTGCCAGAACTGGAACcggaacaaaacaaaaccaacagTCAGAACATACAGCAGCAGAACGTCTACTTGCTCCCAGCACAAATGCCTCTGTAATCCGGACCTCCGGTTTGAGCAGAAAAGCTCCATGCAACTGCTTCTGTATTTCAGGCCAGAAACTCTCCAGGTTACAACACACAGCGTGGTCTCAGCACACCGTTTACATTCTAAAAGCCACGCCATGATGCGGCGGTTACAGAGAGCGGAGCCTGCCGGGTGTTGTGTGTCCGTAGGGTGTCTGTAGGGGGCGCCACTCACCCCTGCTGCCCCGGGGAAGCCGGACTGCGGGAGGCCTGCCAGTCCCAGCTTGTTGTGGATGGCCGTGGCAGAGACGATCTGAGCAGAAGACATGCCGGCCATGCTCTTCAGAGCTTTGTCCTTCACGCTTTGATCCTTCAATGACACGGAATAAAGGTTttagcgcgcgcgcgtgtgtgtgtgtgtgtgtgtgtgtgccgtgagGGATGCAGCAAACACCAataacagcagcacacacacgttGCATGCAGAAGCAGGAAGTGGTCATACAGTCAGCTCAGCTAAACAGACAAAAAGGAGACAGCTTACAACAAAATAGGAAAATGTAGGAAAATATGGAAACATTCTGAGATTTCTCCCTCCTCCCGACTGTATGGGAAGACTGATCGGATCTCCGAGATGTTCTCGGAAATCACGCTTCACTATCTGACAGTTTGATGACATCAGGAGAACCCTGGCTACTGGAACACACGGTGCCATCTGTGAAGTCTGGTGGGGGAGGACGGAGGTCTGGGGCTGTTCTTCAGGGTTTGGCTGACGCCCTCTAGTTCCAGTGAAGGCTAATGTCAATGTCACAGCACACAAAGACATTTCACACAATTTTACACTGCCACCTTTGTGGTAACGGTGTGGAGAACGTCCCTTCCTGATCCGGTGTGACTCTGTCCCTGTACACAAAGAGTGGTCTATAAAGCCATGGGGTTGGTGCAGACAAACCCCAGCACCATGACCTCAACGTCTGTGAACACCTTTGGAATAAATTGGAATGTTAATTGTGAGCAaggccttcttgtccaacatcaaTGCCAGGCTTCACAAAGGCTCAGTGCAAGGACACAGACCCACACCAAAGACTGCAGAGGAGACGGGCATCTCCGTATTAGTGTCTACAGTTTTGGAACTAACTCACAGATGTGATGGTCAGGTGTCCACATACTTTGTGCCATGTTGGTTGTGGGtgccgtgtatgtgtgtgtgtgtgtgtgtgtgtgtgtgtgtgtctaagcagataagaaaaacacagcagcaGTTAGTCAAGCATGCACCATCGCACACGTGCAGCGCAGTGCGGCCATGGTGTGTTCAGTgctaggtgtgtgtgatgtgttcagtgctaggtgtgtggtgtgagggacggtgtgtgtggtgtgttcagtgctaggtgtgtgtggtgtgagggatggtgtgtgtggtgtgttcagtgctatgtgtgtgtggtgtgagggacggtgtgtgtggtgtgttcagtgctaggtgtgtggtgtgttcagtgctaggtgtgtggtgtgttcagtgctaggtgtgtggtgtgagggacggtgtgtgtggtgtgttcagtgctaggtgtgtggtgtgttcagtgctaggtgtgtggtgtgagggagagcaTGTTAGGGAGCCTTGTGTACGTCATTGCAAATATGACACATTAAGTCAAAATATTAGTCTATAGATTTTTATTATTGATCTTTGAATTATTGAATTATTATTTGATCTTTGATCTATTGTTTGTTTTGGAGGATTTCCCATGAAACAACTGAAGTCTTAGGCCACTGCATGACAGAACCGGCAcatcgtggggggggggggcgccagCACGACGGACACGGCTGTCAATCATGGTGTATGGGGACGGGCCCTACACAGCCATGCCACGCACCGGACAGCAAAGCAAGAAGCTGGTGCGGGGACGAGTACTCACCAGATTAGTGACCTGCACACAAACAGAGTGCACTCATTTCAGTTAGACTGCCCTCATGAAAGAATAACCAGCATCCCTCATGCCAAAATAAGCCCAGAGGATTTCACTGCTACAGCATTTCTGCCAAAAATCAGACAGTATctgaacatttaaaaatgtttcCACTTTAAAAGGTGTTAAGCAGGTTCTTTTCCAGTGCATACAccccagcaaaaaaaaaaaaaacaaaacaaaacaaaaaaaaaccccaaacactTGAATGTGACGAGGAGCAAAACACACTCGCAAGATTAAGAGATGAAGGTGAAGGAAGAGACAGGTGTGATCTCTCCTTTTCCCTCTCTGTCAAACTCCTGCTGGACTCTTAGCTCGGAGTCTGGTGTGGGCTACAACCATGCAGTGCTGAGATCCTCCTAGAGCTaggctgagatctggagatcatTCCGGAGTGAGGTACAACACTTCCTCTTTAATAAGACATTAGAGAAGGCCGTGCAGAGATGACTGCCCAAGGTAACGGTGTGCCATACACGTCAGATAAAGACGAGGATGAAGGGGAGAAAAAGAAACCCTGAAAGCAAATTCTTTTCTCTTAGACAGCATCAGTAATGAAGTCTTCAAAGGAAGGACAAAGTGTCTCCTTCGAGCATCCTTCCTTTCTCAATCTCCTCATTCAAAGAACAAACCAGCCAGTAGCGTTAGTGCAGCCATCTTTCAGAGCGGAGAACCACACGTTTCACTCACACATCAGCAGGCATGCATTGTAAGGAGAGCATTGCCACTCAGGTCTGGGAACAACTCGGACAATTCATCATCAATTCTGAACATTCATTAAAGTAATTACTTTCATGGAATGCGTAAAAATTAGCTGAAGTGTTGAAGTTCAGCCTGTAAGACGGAGCGAGTCAGGTAACATTGAACTGAACTAAATCGTACTTGGCGAGTGAATACAGTGTCATCATGCAGAGTTAGCGCAGTTCTGTTGGTTTATTTAAACCATGATGCCCGGACATGCAGTTACAAAGCTGCTGAAGCTCATTTCATTTACCACCACAGGTCTTGGTGCACAGTGTTAGGGAGAAGAAATCAGTCACCTCTAACTGCATTACTTCTAACTTCTAACTGCATTAGTTGACAGAGTACCTTCTGTTATGCACAATCAAAAATAAATTCTTTACAAAAACTAAATCGAAAATACAGACCCCAATATAGAAACTAAGCTAAATAAAAGTGGGAAAACCTGCATACAGCTGTTAGCCCATAGGTCCAAAGAAAGTTCTGCTGTTCAGTGCTGTGTCTATATGCATGTCCagatagataaataaaaataaaggtgTTGAAAATCTGACTATGATTTTCTTCACAAggagaaaaaacaaacaggaaGATTCGTCACCAATTAAACATCAGTTGTATGCCAAGAACCCCCCAGTTGCAGCAGTAATCAGGAGGTACAGAACAGTCACAGTGCAGGTGGAAGTGGTGATGTTGTGCTGGTTAGATGATGCATCAGGTGGATCCTACTTGCAGGGTTTAGATCGGAAGCACAGAGGGGCAAGAACTCAGCTTCTGTGACAACTCAGACAGGGTGCAGGACAAAGGCAGCCTTTATGGATGGAAtccaagaagaagaaagaacatATCAAAAAaagaggagtcagaggagatggaggagtcagaggagatggaggagtcagaggagatggaggagtcagaggagatggaggagtcagaggagatggaggagtcagaggagatggaggcgtgagaggagatggaggagtcagaggagatggaggagtcagaggagatggaggcgtcagaggagatggaggagtcagaggagatggaggcgtcagaggagatggaggcgtcagaggagatggaggcgtcagaggagatggaggcgtcagaggagatggaggcgtcagaggagatggaggagtcagaggagatggaggagtcagaggagatggaggagtcagaggagatggaggagtcagaggagatggaggcgtcagaggagatggaggagtcagaggagatggaggagtcagaggagatggaggcgtcagaggagatggaggagtcagaggagatggaggagtcagaggagatggaggagtcagaggagatggaggagtcagaggagatggaggcgtcagaggagatggaggcgtcagaggagatggaggcgtcagaggagatggaggagtcagaggagatggaggagtcagaggagatggaggcgtcagaggagatggaggcgtcagaggagatggaggagtcagaggagatggaggagtcagaggagatggaggagttagaggagatggaggcgtcagaggagatggaggaggagatggaggagtcagaggagatggaggagtcagaggagatggaggagtcagaggagatggaggagtcagaggagatggaggcgtcagaggagatggaggcgtcagaggagatggaggagtcagaggagatggaggagtcagaggagatggaggagtcagaggagatggaggcgtcagaggagatggaggcgtcagaggagatggaggcgtCTCCAAGTCAGAGGTTAATGAAACGAGCAAACAATATAACTGAACATAAAGGTGCAGTAATGAGAAGAGAGGACAACAGAGAGATGGTGTTGCTGATATTTGGCTGCACAAGTGTGAAGGTGTAGTGGACATTACAGATGGTACCACGAACACCTGTGGATGTACCAAAATCCTTTCTGACAGAAGACTGCCAGTCACCAGAAACTCAGCAGAAGAGGATAATCCAGCAGGGTAATGATCCAGGGCTCACTGCCAAAACCACACAAGAATTTCTAAAGAAGAACAAAGTGAAAACTAAGGCCTGGCCAAGTATGTCGCCTGACTTCAATCGAACATATCCCCTGTGGGGTATTTTAAAATAACAGGTAGAGCAACACAGCCCATCTACCACAGAGTAGTCTCTGAAGAACAGCAGAAGAATCGAGTCTGTCATCAA
Encoded here:
- the tead1a gene encoding transcriptional enhancer factor TEF-1a isoform X1; protein product: MDAGSWSGSESGSGEDIERMSDSADKPMDNDAEGVWSPDIEQSFQEALAIYPPCGRRKIILSDEGKMYGRNELIARYIKLRTGKTRTRKQVSSHIQVLARRKSRELHAKLKVTNLDQSVKDKALKSMAGMSSAQIVSATAIHNKLGLAGLPQSGFPGAAGFWQLSTGHPGSSQDIKPFPQQAYPVQTATALSGYDPASAPVASPPAWQGRSIGTTKLRLVEFSSFQELQRDPESFNKHLFVHIGQTSHSYSEPLLEAVDIRQIYDKFPEKKGGLKELFGKGPQNAFFLVKFWADLNCSVQEDSGAFYGVTSQYESPDNMTITCSTKVCSFGKQVVEKVETEYARFENGRFVYKISRSPMCEYMINFIHKLKHLPEKYMMNSVLENFTILLVVTNRETQETLLCMACVFEVSNSEHGAQHHIYRLVKE
- the tead1a gene encoding transcriptional enhancer factor TEF-1a isoform X2: MDAGSWSGSESGSGEDIERMSDSADKPMDNDAEGVWSPDIEQSFQEALAIYPPCGRRKIILSDEGKMYGRNELIARYIKLRTGKTRTRKQVSSHIQVLARRKSRELHAKLKDQSVKDKALKSMAGMSSAQIVSATAIHNKLGLAGLPQSGFPGAAGFWQLSTGHPGSSQDIKPFPQQAYPVQTATALSGYDPASAPVASPPAWQGRSIGTTKLRLVEFSSFQELQRDPESFNKHLFVHIGQTSHSYSEPLLEAVDIRQIYDKFPEKKGGLKELFGKGPQNAFFLVKFWADLNCSVQEDSGAFYGVTSQYESPDNMTITCSTKVCSFGKQVVEKVETEYARFENGRFVYKISRSPMCEYMINFIHKLKHLPEKYMMNSVLENFTILLVVTNRETQETLLCMACVFEVSNSEHGAQHHIYRLVKE